The nucleotide window CCCAACACTGATCGAAGGTCAGTTATGTTTTTCGGGTTTGCATTTGGGATTTTGGATTTGAGAAGCTGATCCGAGATCTGTAGCCTATCTATATGAACTCAACTCAGCAACATGAGGAAGGATGAACTAATGCGCAATTGTACGCACATCCCAATAAGTTTATTATGGCGAGGCTCCTTTAAGAGCGCTGAGACACGAAGCAGCTGTTCATACTAGAAAGTGGAGGAGGAGACCATAGAAATGAACGCACTGGGAGGATGACAGCTCTTAGCCGCTGCTGTAACCCTGAACCTCTGACACCCATATGAACCGTCAGCGAGAGGACCACTAACCCAGCCCGCATCCTCTATCCTGAGCAAAAAGCGAGGGGCCGTGGGTTCCTTATGATTTCTCAGTTTTCATAGACGCTATTTCTCTAACACCATGGTGCTGGGCAAGGTGAAAACTTTAGCGGTCTACTTCGACTATCTGAACGACAACAACGTCCCCGTTTACTCCGGCGGGGATTCGGTCTCGGGGAGGGTGATAATCGAAGTCATCGGCGAGGTTCGCGTCAAAACGTTGAACATAACCGCCAGAGGCGTAGCCAAGGTGCGGTGGACCGAGTCCCGGAACGCCGGAGCCAACACTGCCTACACTCAGAATTACACCGAGGAGGTGGAATACTTAAACCATAGCGACAcgttaataggagaggagagaggtaagggacaaccacatcataatTACGCATTCATTCTCACAGAGATGTGCTGGCAAACTTGAAATTGGGTATATATGGAAAGGCCTAGTTCCGGTTGTTCTGAATTTTCAGATTCCAGCTATGTTATGGAGCTCTGTCGTTGCTGGTAATTATAGCCTACGCCATTTGTAGGTTACATGACTGACGATGGGTTAAATTTGACATAAACTgcgtaacacacacatcacacattctTTGGAACAAATTCCAGTTCTTAGTCAGGTGGGATAGTGGTCCTGATGCGACAAAGGATAGGTTTTCTGCATCCAATTTAGGCTGATCCGACATACGCCAGATCCGACATAAATATTTGCTCAATTGATGTCTTGTGACACATGTGACATGTGTTTTATTCGAATTGAAGTTTGTAAAAGCCTTCTCTGCGTTTTATTTAGCGAGTTAAGAAACCTCAATGTTGTCAAAATTTGACACGAGCGAGGGTTAATCTAACTAAAAGCGGTTAAAGTTAGAATATTTTTTTTAGGTTTATTACTGCTTTTGTTTTATAATTTTATCAATAACGTTGTTTCGCTGATGACAACCTGAAGTTTACTCCCTTTGTTAGAAGCGGTTCAAACCTGATCACAAACTGGCCGAGGGAAGGGGGCGCGTGGGGGGAACACCCCTTTCGCCTCTGATTGGTCTAAACTGCCACACGTGTCTAGGATGACATCATTCCATCTGGGGAAGTAAAAATTCTTAAGCATGCAACTTTGTCTTGAATTTGCTGCTGTAACAGTTCCGTTACTGCACAACTTGCCTAACACGTAGGCAGGCCTATGCCACACATCTTTCATAAAGTaactgatatgttacatttctTAATAGTACCTGTTGATGTATCATTGCATTGACCAAAGAGGGTATTTACAGTAGTGCCCATTACCTTACTAGGCTACTGAGATTCAGTTTCAGCTGATAACAATTTTCATAATAGCTGGTCTAATGGGACATGTAAAGTGAAACATTTAGGATTTATTTAGCATCTTTACAAGGCTTGACAACACCAAGAGATACACTTTTAATTTGTCAGTTTAAAAGAAAAACGACCCCATAGTTAGTATACAGCGCAGTAAAAATAGACTGTTGACGTAACACAGCAATACAAACAAGTCCCATCTCATATTATTATGCACTTTTGCATGGGCGAATCAGGCTCTTGTTGCCAGGGTAATGTGAGAGCTGAAGTCATATTTTCTTCAACATTTATCCATCACGATATGACAACACCAAGACCTTCAGCAGAAGACTGGTTGCCTTTTCAGCAACGTAACCTATCGGTGGCAACTTAACCTACCGGTGCCCTTTAGTTCAGATAACCTACCGGTGCCCTTTAGATTAGATAACCTACCGGTGCCCTTTAGATTAGATAACCTACCGGTGCCCAATAGTTCAGATTAGCCTTTGTGAAAACAGTGTTAATCATGAGGGTAGGGTTCCTTATGTAGCTGGCTGGTAAATGATGTCATGTATGTGCTGATAATCTGTTTACCTCAGGAAAGCTACATGGGGTGCAGGATTTTTCTTTCCAGCACTAACTCACCTGATTGAACCAACAGTGTTCTAAATATGTGAcccaggtgtgttagtgctgggctggaacaaaagccggTACAccctgtagctctccaggaccagagccTACACTGATTTGATCTCCACTGTTGCTCAAGCATAGTATTTATTAGTTCATGATCTGTAAGTATTTTATGTTTTCCTTATTTTGTTGTACTGTAATAACCTTGATTGtatttgtgtgttgattgattgaAGAATTGGTCAAATAAAATATGTTGTTGGTTTTTAATAAAGATGCATGAATGTACCTACTCTCGAGTCGctctttatttctctcaaatagacagacagatctagactagtgtctgtgtgtctgtctgttggaCTCCCTCCCTCTCGGTCTCTGAGTATCACTCAATACCTAaatctttctatctctttctctttctctctcctaccctccctctctctctctctctctctctctctctctctctcaattctccCATATTACAGAACACATGGCCATTCATAAAGGGGCTTGGTGGAGGGGCGGGACCAGGTTAGCTTTCCTCCAATGGCAAGCTAAGTATGTATGCATTGGAGTATCAGGCTGAAAATCCGCTGCTCATTCTGGTTCATACCAGTCTGCTCCTGCTCTCCTCGCGCTGCCGGCTGCTGGTGTGAtttaaaaacaaacacacacacgcacatacacaatGTTCCACAATGTTCTCAGCTGCAAACGAGAAAATGCAAGACTGCTGAGGTGGCAGAAAATAGATGATCAGAGATTCACACATCAACGTACACAATAACATGTAGATAAAGGAAGTGAAAGGGGATGCATGTTTGCTCAGCCTGGATGTGTCTTCAGGTCTCTGCTGTGCTCTGTAGTATCTGAAGTGTTCATGAGGAAATTACAAGAAATGTTGTATTTGATGCGTTTATGACCTGACACAATGGGTAATATTCAAATTAAATACGATGACTGGGTTTTACGTGTCAGAAAGCATTTGTGTGGTGTGTTATAAAAAGCATTTTTTTAATGTGCACTTATGTGTCGTCCAGCATTTACGACTGGGTTTATTATCTTGATGTTGACTTGGAATGAGGCACTTGAAAGACACACACCCACCATTTCATTGTTTCACGTTGTGCTATGTGTGTAGATTAGTGTGTGTCAGGTATGGTATTTGGAATCTTGTTTTCCTGTATTTCAGATGAGGACAGTACAGAGGAGACCCTCACTGTTCTCAACACAGGATTACACGAATTCGCCTTTAGCTTCCTGCTACCACAGAtgtatgtaacacacacacacagctataacaTAAAATCTGAACCCCAAATATGGAATCTTATCTAAAGATAGAAATGTAAAAGTATaatcctttcctctcctctcctctccccctctcttctcctctcccctccactccccctctctcaggCCCCTGGCCACGTCGTTTGAAGGGAAGCATGGCAGTGTGAGGTACTGGGTGAGAGCAGAGCTCTATAGACCATGGCTGCTGCCTTTCAAAGTCAAGAAAGAGTTCACTGTGTTTGAACACATCGATATCAACACACCACTGCTGCTGGTGAGGATTGTGGGgtgtacacacatgcacacacatacacacatgctcacacacacatctcacatacacacatgctcACAGTTTTTGTGAAATGTCTGTGTATAGGCCCCTCAAGCTGGCACTAAGGACAAGACCTTATGTTGTTGGTTCTGTGCCTCGGGACCCATCTCACTCAGCGCCAAGATAGAGAGGAAGGGATACACGCcaggtgagtcacacacacacacacacacacacacacacacacacacacacacacacacacactcccataaCACCCTCACagcctcatcctctcctctttcctctcctcctcttctaggTGAGTCCATCCAGATCTTTGCAGAGGTGGAGAACTGTTCGTCCAGGGTGGTGGTGCCCAAGGCAGCGCTGAGCCAGACCCAGACCTACTTCGCCAAGGGCAAGGCCAGGCAGCTCCAGCAGCAGATGGCAGCCCTGCGTGGGGACAACCTACCCCAGGGGAAGAGCCAGAGCTGGGATGGAAAACTCCTCCACATACCCCCAGTGTCCCCATCCATCCTGGACTGTCCACTCATCAGAGTGGAGTACTCACTGGTGGTGAGGAATTATAATATGGTGTATAGTTTGTGGTAATACATGTATTAATATTGTAGAATGGTAAATAAGTGTTGTCAGTCAAATCGCCTCACAAAATCGAACCGGTTTAGCAGGATATTCAGTCATACACTGTAAAGGTTATCTTTCTGGTATATCATCATTTGGGCTGTCAATAAGACAATATCTACCTCGGTCTCTCTCAGGTGTATGTGGACATCCCTGGGGGGTTGAACCTGTCTCTATCGTTGCCGTTGGTGATCGGGACCATCCCCCTCCATGCATTCACCAATCGAACAAGCAGCATCAGCAGCTACTGTAGTAGCATCAGCTGGCCAGAGAGACCTGAGGGTACGACATACAcctgtgtgtgagcgtgtactgtgtgtttgtgtactgtgtcTACTGTGTACTGTTTGTGTGTTCTCCCAAGTTAATCCTATGCTGTGTGTGTATTCACAGCTCCCCCCAGCTATAGTGACTTGGTGGTGACAGAGGAGCAGAGGTGGGGCTGTCTGGAGCGCTgtgaggggtcagaggtcaaCGAAGAGGGGCAGGGAACACTGCACGCTTACATCACAGAGTTCAGATACCAGCCCCCGCCGCTCTACTccgaggtacacacacacacacacacacacacatccacgcgtacacacacacatattattgTAGGTCTAACTAGCCTACTCTTCCCTCTGTGTTCCTCAGGTTGACCCTAACCCAGAGGCGGGCTGTGGAGGTCAGGTGGTCAGTAGACCCGACCTCTGCCCCTCTCGCTGAGCACAACACTGACCTGCTCAGAGCAGACGGGCATCTACACCTACAGATGGATCCAACATGGCCGCCGCTATAGCCCCCTACTGGAGCCAGTTACCTACAGATGGATCCAACATGGCCGCCGCTATAACGTCCTACTGGAGCCAGTCACCTACAGATGGATCCAACATGGCCACCGCTATAACCTCCTACTGGAACCAACATTGCGTCTCATCCTTAGTTTTCTCGGGTACATAGATCAACAGATGCAGGGATGTCAGCTCTGATAGACACTCTGTGGAGAGGCCAGGAGACTCCTCAGTCTGACCAGCATCACGGTTCTCTGCTGGTCAGAAAGAATAGATAGTCCTTAGACCAATCTTCTGGTACATATGACCATTACGTGGCACATCTAAGActagaaaggagaggagaagaagaaaatagATCATCCACTGTTGGACTGTTGGAAACAGTGGTCAGGATCTCCTCCAGCCTCAGAGTGAATTTTGCACATGCCTCTCACTGTTTTTCTACTTTCATAGCTTTTCTTCCTCAACTGTCATATATGCTGGAACATGTCCGTTGTCTTCTCACCACCATTACTACTTAACTAGAAACAACACCGATCACAGACTCTTTTAGAACAAAGTAACTAAGAAACAAATGAAAGGaaatgtttttagagaggtgttATTGTGTCTTGGGTTTCCTGAATGGGGAATGTGGTACATGGTGAAATGActagtgtgtgtgttcagacactGGTGTATCTGTGaagcactcactcactctctctgtctttcaggtGTCTTTTCCTCACTAAACCCTCCATAGATACAGTACCCTACTAAGCACTTGTTTGATTGTAGTATGTAGAGATATGACACAGAAAGAAGCTCTGTATTTACATAAGAGGCAAAGAAACAGCCAGatgtaaaataaaataagaaaaaa belongs to Oncorhynchus keta strain PuntledgeMale-10-30-2019 chromosome 9, Oket_V2, whole genome shotgun sequence and includes:
- the LOC118373129 gene encoding arrestin domain-containing protein 3-like isoform X3 codes for the protein MPLATSFEGKHGSVRYWVRAELYRPWLLPFKVKKEFTVFEHIDINTPLLLAPQAGTKDKTLCCWFCASGPISLSAKIERKGYTPGESIQIFAEVENCSSRVVVPKAALSQTQTYFAKGKARQLQQQMAALRGDNLPQGKSQSWDGKLLHIPPVSPSILDCPLIRVEYSLVVYVDIPGGLNLSLSLPLVIGTIPLHAFTNRTSSISSYCSSISWPERPEAPPSYSDLVVTEEQRWGCLERCEGSEVNEEGQGTLHAYITEFRYQPPPLYSEVDPNPEAGCGGQVVSRPDLCPSR
- the LOC118373129 gene encoding arrestin domain-containing protein 3-like isoform X1; the encoded protein is MVLGKVKTLAVYFDYLNDNNVPVYSGGDSVSGRVIIEVIGEVRVKTLNITARGVAKVRWTESRNAGANTAYTQNYTEEVEYLNHSDTLIGEERDEDSTEETLTVLNTGLHEFAFSFLLPQMPLATSFEGKHGSVRYWVRAELYRPWLLPFKVKKEFTVFEHIDINTPLLLAPQAGTKDKTLCCWFCASGPISLSAKIERKGYTPGESIQIFAEVENCSSRVVVPKAALSQTQTYFAKGKARQLQQQMAALRGDNLPQGKSQSWDGKLLHIPPVSPSILDCPLIRVEYSLVVYVDIPGGLNLSLSLPLVIGTIPLHAFTNRTSSISSYCSSISWPERPEAPPSYSDLVVTEEQRWGCLERCEGSEVNEEGQGTLHAYITEFRYQPPPLYSEVDPNPEAGCGGQVVSRPDLCPSR
- the LOC118373129 gene encoding arrestin domain-containing protein 3-like isoform X2 — translated: MVLGKVKTLAVYFDYLNDNNVPVYSGGDSVSGRVIIEVIGEVRVKTLNITAGGVAKVRWTESRNAGANTAYTQNYTEEVEYLNHSDTLIGEERDEDSTEETLTVLNTGLHEFAFSFLLPQMPLATSFEGKHGSVRYWVRAELYRPWLLPFKVKKEFTVFEHIDINTPLLLAPQAGTKDKTLCCWFCASGPISLSAKIERKGYTPGESIQIFAEVENCSSRVVVPKAALSQTQTYFAKGKARQLQQQMAALRGDNLPQGKSQSWDGKLLHIPPVSPSILDCPLIRVEYSLVVYVDIPGGLNLSLSLPLVIGTIPLHAFTNRTSSISSYCSSISWPERPEAPPSYSDLVVTEEQRWGCLERCEGSEVNEEGQGTLHAYITEFRYQPPPLYSEVDPNPEAGCGGQVVSRPDLCPSR